A section of the Nitrospirota bacterium genome encodes:
- a CDS encoding RNB domain-containing ribonuclease yields MTDNKGKEAVLNFLKTKADRPVSLREISGALRMPKHEYRTLKRTLKSLINSGDIYKTRIGLYGAADEMSLVTGFFEAHRDGYGFVLSEKQGEQDLFIPPRKTASAMSGDRVTARVENTARKEGSIVKVIERGQKKIAGRFCAEKNTFYVKPKNRKIPFDIYISPKDRAEAKNGDFVIAEITSYPTASRPPEGRILKVLGGIDEPKLEIDMIIEEYSLTPKFPAPVLNEARSFPEKINAHGRVDCRRLLTVTIDGETAKDFDDAISIGKTADGFILYVHIADVSHYAPWDSALDLEARHRGTSVYFPHKVIPMLPKEL; encoded by the coding sequence ATGACTGACAATAAAGGAAAAGAAGCTGTCCTCAATTTTCTCAAGACCAAGGCTGACAGGCCTGTCAGCCTGAGGGAAATCTCAGGCGCTCTCCGCATGCCCAAGCATGAATACCGCACGCTTAAGCGCACCCTGAAATCATTAATCAATTCCGGCGACATCTATAAAACGCGCATAGGGCTTTACGGCGCGGCTGATGAGATGAGCCTTGTCACGGGGTTTTTTGAGGCGCACAGGGACGGTTATGGTTTTGTGCTTTCAGAAAAACAGGGAGAGCAGGATCTTTTTATCCCGCCGAGAAAGACTGCGAGCGCGATGTCCGGAGACCGGGTGACGGCACGTGTTGAAAACACGGCAAGGAAAGAGGGGAGCATTGTAAAGGTCATAGAGCGCGGGCAAAAGAAGATTGCCGGAAGATTCTGCGCGGAGAAAAACACTTTTTATGTTAAACCTAAAAATAGAAAGATACCTTTTGACATATACATCAGTCCTAAAGACAGGGCAGAAGCGAAAAACGGCGATTTTGTCATAGCGGAGATTACCTCTTATCCAACCGCATCAAGACCGCCTGAGGGAAGAATTTTAAAAGTCTTGGGCGGGATAGACGAGCCGAAGCTTGAGATTGACATGATAATTGAGGAATATTCTCTTACGCCCAAATTCCCCGCCCCCGTGCTCAATGAGGCGCGCAGTTTTCCAGAGAAAATAAACGCTCACGGCAGGGTTGACTGCCGCCGCCTTTTGACTGTCACCATTGACGGCGAAACGGCAAAGGATTTTGACGATGCCATATCAATAGGGAAAACTGCAGACGGTTTTATCCTCTATGTGCATATTGCAGACGTCAGCCATTATGCGCCGTGGGATTCTGCGCTGGACCTTGAGGCAAGGCACAGGGGCACAAGCGTATATTTTCCGCACAAGGTAATCCCCATGCTTCCAAAGGAGCTT
- the uvrA gene encoding excinuclease ABC subunit UvrA translates to MPGHELIIEGAKQNNLKNISLALPHNKVIAITGVSGSGKSSLAFDTIFAEGQWRFIESLSTYARLFLEKLDRPDVEAIHNIRPAIALEQRNPVKSSRSTVGTATEIYDYLRLLYSKISAPHCPKCGRELKIWEPSTVVKKLIEKYSGQKALILFESGESLQSLKQRGFHRIWIDGEVVEIQEAEKLNKDEGERLKDENSSEDSSFIIHPSNDTSLLTPHSLLFIVLDRLIIKDEPRLSDSVEIAWKEGNGKVRIEIPGAPPLSLIFSSSLRCHDCDIELPKPHPLLFSFNHPLGACPECKGFGNTLKYSEDIIIPDKDLSLADGAIEPWSKPAYRWWYRQFAKWAKARDAKKILDVPYKDLPAETRELIFKGNPDFYGVHEFFEELEGKRYKLHVRVFLSRYRKPVVCSLCGGNRLQPGALSYKVGGLNIAELSKKPLSQLSIFFSGLRLLEYEREMSAEILRQINLKLNFLLRVGLGYLTQDRLSKTLSGGESQRINLSGQLASRLTGTLYVLDEPTVGLHPRDVDMIAGIMRELADIGNTIIAVEHDKAVINSADWITELGPGGGGKGGRILFSGWRQDFLKSDTLTAAYLNNTASIPVPKYRKRGSGKKLFVKGACGNNLKHIDINIPLQTLTCITGVSGSGKSTIVGDTLYNAVAKAFKTANEEPLPFKSISGIEYLKGIKIIDQYPIGKSPRSNPVTYIKAFDPVRKLFANTAQAKNLGFGAGHFSFNTEGGRCEACAGAGYQRLEMYFFEDLYVKCEECGGRRYKPEVLEITYNGKNIHDILEMTVEEAVEFFSRLPSVTKGLKLMASVGLGYLKLGQPATTLSGGEAQRLKICAELRALNRRDYLYILDEPTVGLHPDDIKKLLGVLNGLVDAGNTVLLVEHNLDVIKCADWVIDLGPEGGNEGGSIVAEGTPEDVATQKQSHTGKFLKEYLA, encoded by the coding sequence ATGCCCGGACACGAACTCATCATTGAAGGCGCAAAACAGAATAACCTTAAAAATATCAGCCTCGCTCTTCCGCATAATAAAGTCATTGCAATCACAGGCGTATCAGGCTCGGGCAAGTCATCGCTTGCATTTGACACCATATTTGCTGAAGGGCAGTGGAGGTTTATTGAATCCCTGTCAACCTACGCAAGGCTTTTCCTTGAAAAACTTGACAGGCCTGATGTTGAGGCAATTCATAACATAAGGCCTGCCATAGCCCTTGAGCAGAGAAATCCGGTAAAGTCATCGCGTTCAACAGTCGGCACGGCTACTGAAATTTATGATTACCTCAGGCTTCTTTATTCAAAAATATCAGCGCCGCACTGCCCGAAATGCGGCAGGGAGCTAAAGATATGGGAGCCGTCAACTGTTGTTAAAAAGCTTATTGAAAAATATTCAGGACAGAAGGCATTGATTCTCTTTGAATCCGGGGAATCTTTGCAAAGCCTCAAGCAGCGCGGATTCCACAGAATATGGATAGACGGAGAAGTTGTAGAGATTCAAGAAGCGGAAAAATTGAATAAGGATGAAGGTGAAAGGTTGAAGGATGAAAATTCTTCTGAGGATTCATCCTTCATAATTCATCCTTCCAACGACACATCACTCCTTACTCCTCACTCCTTACTGTTTATCGTCCTGGACCGCCTAATCATCAAAGACGAGCCGCGTTTGTCAGACTCGGTTGAGATTGCATGGAAAGAAGGAAACGGGAAGGTTAGGATTGAAATCCCCGGCGCTCCACCGCTTTCACTCATATTCTCATCAAGCCTCAGGTGTCATGACTGCGATATTGAACTGCCGAAGCCCCACCCGCTTTTGTTTTCATTTAACCACCCGCTCGGCGCATGCCCTGAATGTAAGGGGTTTGGCAATACGCTGAAATATTCAGAGGACATCATTATCCCTGACAAAGACCTTTCCCTTGCAGACGGCGCCATAGAGCCGTGGAGCAAGCCTGCATACAGATGGTGGTACAGGCAGTTTGCAAAATGGGCCAAGGCAAGAGATGCAAAAAAGATTCTTGATGTGCCGTACAAAGACCTGCCTGCTGAAACAAGGGAATTAATATTTAAAGGCAATCCGGATTTTTACGGGGTCCATGAATTTTTTGAAGAACTGGAGGGCAAGCGGTACAAACTTCATGTGAGGGTATTTTTAAGCAGGTACAGAAAGCCTGTTGTATGCAGTCTCTGCGGCGGGAACAGGCTCCAGCCCGGGGCGCTTTCATATAAAGTCGGCGGGCTCAATATTGCAGAGCTTTCAAAAAAGCCCTTGTCGCAATTAAGCATTTTCTTCTCAGGGCTCAGGCTTTTAGAATACGAAAGAGAAATGTCGGCTGAAATACTCAGGCAGATTAATCTCAAACTGAACTTTCTTCTCAGGGTAGGGCTTGGGTATCTTACTCAGGACAGGCTGTCAAAAACACTTTCCGGCGGAGAATCGCAAAGGATAAATCTTTCGGGCCAGCTTGCCTCAAGACTTACCGGAACGCTTTACGTATTGGATGAGCCTACGGTAGGGCTTCATCCGAGGGACGTGGACATGATTGCAGGGATAATGAGAGAGCTTGCAGACATAGGCAATACCATCATAGCTGTTGAGCATGACAAGGCTGTCATTAATTCTGCCGACTGGATTACAGAACTGGGGCCGGGCGGAGGCGGAAAAGGGGGACGCATACTTTTTTCAGGGTGGAGGCAGGACTTTTTAAAATCCGATACGCTTACAGCGGCTTACTTAAATAATACGGCGTCAATACCAGTCCCGAAATACAGGAAAAGGGGCAGCGGCAAAAAGCTCTTTGTAAAAGGCGCCTGCGGAAATAACCTGAAACACATAGATATAAATATCCCGCTTCAGACATTGACATGCATTACCGGAGTCTCCGGCTCGGGGAAAAGCACTATTGTAGGGGATACGCTTTATAATGCCGTTGCAAAGGCTTTTAAGACAGCGAATGAAGAGCCGCTGCCGTTTAAATCAATTTCGGGGATTGAATATCTGAAAGGGATAAAGATAATAGACCAGTATCCCATAGGCAAAAGCCCGCGCTCAAATCCTGTCACATACATCAAGGCCTTTGATCCGGTAAGAAAACTCTTTGCAAATACTGCACAGGCAAAAAACCTCGGTTTCGGGGCCGGGCATTTTTCATTTAATACAGAAGGCGGGCGCTGTGAAGCCTGCGCAGGGGCAGGCTATCAAAGGCTTGAGATGTATTTTTTTGAAGACCTGTATGTCAAATGCGAGGAATGCGGCGGCAGGCGCTACAAGCCTGAAGTATTGGAAATTACATATAACGGCAAAAATATTCACGATATCCTTGAAATGACAGTTGAGGAGGCAGTTGAATTTTTCTCACGCCTGCCGTCAGTCACAAAGGGACTGAAATTAATGGCGTCTGTAGGCCTGGGTTATCTTAAGTTAGGACAGCCTGCCACAACGCTTTCAGGAGGAGAGGCGCAGAGGCTTAAGATATGCGCCGAACTCAGGGCATTAAACAGGCGTGACTATCTTTACATCCTTGACGAGCCGACCGTAGGGCTTCATCCCGATGACATCAAAAAACTGCTCGGCGTCTTAAACGGGCTTGTGGATGCAGGCAACACCGTCCTGCTGGTGGAACATAATCTGGATGTCATAAAATGCGCAGACTGGGTCATAGACTTAGGACCCGAAGGCGGGAATGAAGGCGGCAGTATCGTTGCCGAGGGCACGCCTGAGGATGTTGCAACACAAAAACAATCGCATACAGGGAAGTTTTTGAAAGAGTATCTGGCTTAG
- the glgP gene encoding alpha-glucan family phosphorylase has product MKQNITTILREYTKEPKIAYFSMEIGLKDEIPTFCGGLGVLAGDTVKSAADLSLPFVAITLISRKGYFKQEIDGMGHQIELPLTWEPSSLMTAVTEKVAVTIEGRPVHLQAWIYFVESLRGGNVPVIFLDANLPENSPEDRTLTDHLYGGDECYRLKQELLLGIGGVRMLKKLGFKVKKYHMNEGHAAFLTLELLHEHKKDLERVWDESFIWDFETVKDLCVFTTHTPVEAGHDRFTYELYNKVAGDYFPEKILQKLAGAKHLNLTLLGLNLSMYVNGVAKKHGEVSQNMFPGYRINAITNGVHSFTWTSDSMKKVFDKYLPGWANEPEIFVRVGAIPDEEMWNAHQEAKKIFIDYVNSVSDAGMDADTLTLGFARRITEYKRPDLLFFDPERLERIGTGKIQIIYAGKAHPRDTDGKHAIERIFSQIEKFKGKIKIAYIQNYNMSTALRLISGVDVWLNTPLRPLEASGTSGMKAAHNGVVNFSVLDGWWIEGHIEGFTGWAIGPAPTEIQPDWNMSKIDAEDLYTKLEKFVIPRYYNDRKQWIRMMQNAIGKNAYYFNTHRMMRRYVTEAYIR; this is encoded by the coding sequence ATGAAACAGAACATTACTACAATACTGAGGGAATACACCAAAGAGCCGAAGATTGCGTATTTCTCCATGGAGATAGGCTTAAAGGATGAAATACCGACTTTCTGCGGCGGGCTCGGCGTGCTTGCCGGTGATACTGTAAAATCCGCCGCGGACCTCTCACTGCCTTTTGTGGCAATTACACTTATCAGCCGCAAGGGATATTTCAAGCAGGAAATTGACGGCATGGGGCATCAGATAGAATTGCCTTTGACATGGGAGCCCTCGTCGCTTATGACTGCGGTGACTGAAAAAGTGGCTGTAACGATTGAAGGCAGGCCTGTTCATTTACAGGCATGGATTTATTTTGTTGAAAGTCTGAGAGGCGGAAATGTCCCGGTAATCTTTCTTGACGCCAATCTGCCTGAAAACAGCCCTGAGGACAGAACCTTGACAGACCATCTTTACGGCGGAGACGAATGTTACAGGCTGAAGCAGGAACTGCTCCTGGGCATCGGCGGCGTAAGGATGCTGAAAAAACTCGGCTTCAAGGTGAAAAAGTACCACATGAATGAAGGACACGCAGCCTTTCTCACGCTTGAATTGCTCCATGAACATAAGAAAGACCTTGAAAGAGTGTGGGATGAATCTTTCATATGGGATTTTGAAACTGTAAAGGACTTATGTGTTTTTACAACACACACGCCTGTTGAGGCGGGACATGACAGGTTCACGTATGAACTTTACAATAAAGTTGCAGGCGATTATTTCCCTGAAAAAATCCTTCAAAAACTTGCAGGCGCCAAGCATCTTAATTTAACTCTCCTCGGCCTTAATCTGAGCATGTATGTTAACGGCGTGGCAAAAAAGCACGGGGAAGTTTCACAGAACATGTTCCCGGGTTACAGGATTAATGCAATAACAAACGGCGTACATTCATTCACATGGACCTCAGACAGCATGAAAAAGGTTTTTGACAAATACCTTCCCGGCTGGGCCAACGAGCCTGAAATATTTGTCAGGGTCGGCGCAATCCCGGATGAAGAGATGTGGAATGCGCATCAGGAGGCAAAAAAAATATTTATTGATTATGTGAACTCTGTTTCAGACGCGGGTATGGACGCCGACACGCTTACGCTCGGGTTTGCAAGGAGGATTACCGAGTACAAAAGACCGGACCTTTTGTTTTTTGACCCTGAACGGCTTGAGAGAATCGGAACCGGCAAGATTCAGATTATCTACGCGGGCAAGGCGCATCCGAGGGATACGGACGGCAAGCATGCAATTGAAAGGATATTCTCCCAAATCGAAAAGTTTAAAGGGAAGATAAAGATTGCGTACATTCAAAATTACAATATGAGCACTGCGCTCAGGCTTATCTCAGGCGTTGATGTCTGGCTCAATACCCCGCTCAGACCCCTTGAGGCGTCAGGCACAAGCGGCATGAAGGCGGCGCATAACGGCGTAGTAAATTTCAGCGTCCTTGACGGCTGGTGGATAGAAGGGCATATTGAAGGATTCACCGGATGGGCAATAGGCCCTGCCCCCACAGAGATACAGCCTGACTGGAATATGAGCAAGATAGATGCGGAAGACCTTTACACCAAGCTTGAGAAATTCGTAATCCCCAGATACTACAATGACCGCAAGCAATGGATTAGGATGATGCAGAATGCCATCGGGAAAAATGCCTACTATTTCAATACCCACAGGATGATGCGCCGCTACGTCACAGAGGCGTATATCAGGTAA
- a CDS encoding GspE/PulE family protein — MALFKPGDKPQEKDALNKLEKRVQYTEKLHFVTNKINSANNIDEILINLRDDILQLFDADRLTIYCVDYSKDEIFSKLKVGTDIKEIRVPISPASIAGYVAHSREMVNIPDVYDQTALKNINPDLSFDYSWDKKSGYKTAQALAAPVTFGTKLFGVIQLINKKGGTAFAEEDEKNVMEIGSVLGIAFRNQTRMVQSRLNSLIMQNLITEEELKKAMASARELKKDVETVLMDDFKIPKKEIGFALSQFYGCRFADYSEYAVRQQRDLLKGLNIAYLKRQFWAPLTFDTEKEKITVVIDNPTDMQKTAEVRQLIRAKDYEFHVALKGDILKFLEPHEEIYQESEASMSDILGALEEGSMETAREEDTEGSELSETASTIVRLANHIITDAYNKDASDIHIEPNKAKKTTDIRYRVDGICSKALEIPFTHSAPLVSRLKIMAYMDIAERRLPQDGKIKFKYKDKILELRVATLPTVGGEDVVMRILPPSESMPLDALNLSERNRKLFREILATPYGIILVVGPTGSGKTTTLHSALASINTPDRKIWTAEDPVEITQYGLRQVQVMPKIKFDFAAAMRSFLRADPDIIMVGEMRDQETAAIGVEASLTGHLVLSTLHTNSAPETITRLIDIGIDPFNFADALLGILAQRLVRTLCKECKEAYTPLKDEFEHLIDLYGRDLFPELGIAYSDNLKIYKAKGCGNCNHTGYRGRTGIHELLAGSPPIKRLIQTRAVMEDIRQEAIKEGMRTLFQDGITKVFKGLTDLKQVRSVCK; from the coding sequence ATGGCGTTATTTAAACCAGGGGACAAGCCGCAGGAAAAAGACGCTCTGAATAAATTAGAAAAGCGGGTTCAGTACACCGAGAAACTGCATTTTGTCACCAACAAGATAAACTCCGCCAACAACATAGATGAAATTCTCATAAACCTGAGAGACGACATACTCCAGCTTTTTGACGCGGACCGGCTCACCATTTACTGCGTGGATTATTCAAAAGATGAAATCTTCTCCAAATTAAAGGTTGGCACTGACATAAAGGAAATCCGCGTGCCTATATCGCCGGCAAGCATAGCAGGTTATGTCGCCCATTCAAGGGAAATGGTAAATATCCCGGATGTGTATGACCAGACCGCCTTAAAAAATATTAATCCCGACCTGAGCTTTGATTACAGTTGGGACAAAAAATCAGGATATAAGACCGCACAGGCGCTGGCGGCGCCTGTCACATTCGGAACCAAGCTTTTCGGCGTCATTCAGCTTATCAATAAAAAAGGCGGGACCGCCTTTGCGGAAGAGGACGAAAAAAATGTCATGGAAATCGGCAGCGTCCTCGGCATTGCCTTCCGCAATCAGACAAGGATGGTGCAGAGCCGTCTTAATTCCCTCATAATGCAGAATCTCATCACTGAAGAAGAGCTGAAAAAGGCAATGGCTTCTGCAAGGGAGCTGAAAAAAGACGTGGAAACGGTCCTCATGGATGATTTCAAGATTCCAAAGAAGGAAATCGGATTTGCCCTTAGCCAGTTTTATGGATGCAGATTTGCGGATTATTCCGAGTATGCGGTCAGACAGCAGCGTGACCTCCTAAAGGGACTGAATATAGCGTATCTTAAACGGCAGTTCTGGGCGCCTTTGACTTTTGACACTGAGAAAGAAAAGATAACTGTTGTTATTGACAACCCCACTGATATGCAGAAGACTGCCGAGGTAAGACAGCTTATCAGGGCCAAGGATTATGAGTTCCATGTTGCATTAAAAGGCGATATTTTAAAATTTCTGGAGCCCCATGAAGAGATTTATCAGGAGTCAGAGGCTTCCATGTCAGATATACTCGGCGCTTTGGAAGAGGGCAGTATGGAAACCGCCCGTGAAGAAGATACTGAGGGCTCAGAACTCAGTGAAACTGCAAGCACCATTGTCCGTCTGGCAAACCATATCATTACAGACGCATACAACAAAGACGCCTCTGACATTCATATAGAGCCGAATAAGGCAAAGAAGACCACTGACATCAGATACAGAGTTGATGGAATATGCTCAAAGGCGCTTGAGATTCCATTTACGCACAGCGCTCCTCTTGTATCAAGACTTAAGATTATGGCTTACATGGATATTGCAGAGAGGAGACTGCCTCAGGACGGTAAGATTAAATTCAAGTACAAAGACAAAATCCTTGAGCTCCGCGTTGCAACACTGCCAACGGTCGGAGGCGAGGATGTCGTGATGAGGATACTTCCCCCAAGCGAGTCCATGCCTCTTGACGCCCTGAATCTTTCTGAAAGAAATCGGAAGCTGTTCAGGGAAATACTTGCAACGCCCTATGGGATTATCCTTGTTGTCGGGCCGACAGGCTCAGGAAAAACCACGACGCTTCATTCTGCGCTTGCATCCATAAATACTCCTGACAGAAAAATTTGGACGGCAGAGGACCCAGTGGAAATTACACAATACGGACTCAGGCAGGTGCAGGTCATGCCCAAGATAAAATTTGATTTTGCGGCGGCAATGCGCTCATTCCTGAGGGCAGACCCTGACATAATCATGGTGGGTGAGATGAGGGATCAGGAGACGGCAGCCATCGGCGTTGAGGCGTCACTAACAGGGCATCTGGTTTTAAGCACCCTTCATACAAACAGCGCCCCTGAGACAATTACCCGTCTGATTGACATAGGCATAGACCCGTTTAATTTTGCAGATGCTCTGTTAGGCATACTTGCACAGCGATTAGTCCGGACTTTATGTAAGGAATGCAAGGAGGCTTACACCCCTTTGAAAGATGAATTTGAACACCTGATAGATTTGTACGGCAGGGACTTATTCCCTGAATTGGGAATTGCATACTCGGACAATCTTAAGATATATAAGGCAAAGGGCTGCGGCAACTGCAATCATACGGGCTATAGGGGCAGGACAGGCATTCATGAACTTCTTGCCGGCAGCCCGCCGATAAAGCGCCTTATCCAGACCAGGGCCGTTATGGAAGACATCAGGCAGGAGGCAATAAAAGAAGGCATGCGGACGCTCTTTCAGGACGGCATCACAAAGGTATTTAAGGGCCTCACTGATTTAAAGCAGGTCAGGAGCGTGTGCAAATAA
- a CDS encoding Dam family site-specific DNA-(adenine-N6)-methyltransferase, whose translation MRVITPPIKSQGIKTKLVPWIQALVPDVPGRWIEPFIGTGVVAFNSGFRRAILSDTNPHIIRFYQAIQKREITPLIVREYLQREGEILCKAGNKGYEHFTYVKDRFNRGHDSLDFLFLSRAGFNGMMRFNRKSEWNIPFCQKPERFSKSYITKIVNQVHDVACLIQPKWQFLNEPFENIISLATERDIIYCDPPYIGRYVDYYSGWTEDDEHRLFELLAATKARFILSTWHHNDYRKNEMLEKYWDRFNIVTRDHFYHSGGKIENRRSIVEALVFNFPAYIQEHNYGIEPKLEQLVLCEEREKYITQQLTPADSVSLRR comes from the coding sequence ATGAGAGTAATTACTCCCCCGATAAAAAGCCAGGGAATTAAAACCAAACTAGTGCCATGGATTCAAGCTCTTGTGCCGGATGTCCCCGGCCGTTGGATTGAACCCTTCATTGGTACCGGTGTCGTAGCATTTAATTCCGGCTTTAGGAGAGCTATTCTTAGCGATACGAATCCTCATATAATTCGATTTTATCAGGCTATTCAGAAAAGAGAAATTACTCCATTAATTGTCCGTGAGTACCTGCAAAGAGAAGGCGAAATACTGTGCAAAGCAGGTAATAAAGGATACGAGCATTTTACCTACGTCAAAGACCGCTTCAATCGAGGGCATGATTCACTGGATTTTCTCTTCCTCTCAAGAGCAGGGTTTAACGGCATGATGCGTTTTAACCGAAAAAGTGAATGGAATATTCCTTTTTGTCAGAAACCGGAGCGTTTTAGTAAATCCTACATCACTAAAATCGTGAATCAGGTACATGATGTAGCCTGCCTTATTCAGCCTAAATGGCAGTTTCTAAATGAACCCTTTGAAAATATAATTTCTCTTGCAACCGAAAGGGACATCATATACTGCGACCCGCCGTATATAGGCCGTTATGTTGATTATTACAGCGGTTGGACTGAAGATGACGAACACCGTCTTTTCGAACTTCTTGCTGCCACTAAAGCTCGTTTTATACTTTCAACCTGGCACCATAATGATTACAGAAAAAATGAAATGCTGGAAAAATATTGGGACCGCTTCAATATTGTCACTCGCGACCATTTCTACCATTCCGGGGGGAAAATCGAAAATAGACGCTCAATTGTCGAAGCTTTAGTTTTTAATTTTCCAGCATATATACAAGAGCACAATTATGGTATTGAACCAAAGCTTGAACAACTGGTGCTATGCGAAGAAAGAGAAAAATACATTACCCAACAACTCACTCCAGCAGACTCCGTTTCACTGCGCCGCTGA
- a CDS encoding EcoRV family type II restriction endonuclease, with translation MRDAAKRSFSVALHDFVNCLAEHISASDGGWTVKGFIDVYKNIYTISSDTKIVSKILEIHLFPQILQFAEENNFSIVLAEHQNWYPDLSFVSQKDPTIKFAVDLKTTYRDPNSPGHVNGFTLGSHGTYFKDRTSSKNIQFPYSEYSGHFCLGIIYSRTDGKDLDETEVIKVNELDDETVEPKQIGHRKVTKVENLRSIASVIKDFQFFICEKWQLASDRQGSSNTANIGSITYIKDILKGNGVFAKLGEDWFDEYWMNYGLTTMKKGGKAVAIKRIEDFIDFKGNKKFKNIVVPVVTKKKS, from the coding sequence ATGCGTGATGCAGCAAAGCGCTCATTTTCTGTTGCGTTGCATGATTTTGTGAACTGCTTGGCAGAACATATCAGTGCCAGTGATGGAGGGTGGACAGTCAAAGGGTTTATAGACGTCTATAAAAATATTTACACCATCAGTTCAGATACTAAAATTGTTTCTAAAATACTAGAGATTCACCTATTCCCGCAGATTTTGCAGTTCGCAGAAGAAAACAACTTCTCGATTGTCCTTGCAGAGCATCAGAATTGGTATCCTGACTTGAGCTTTGTAAGCCAGAAAGACCCCACCATCAAATTTGCTGTAGACCTCAAGACTACTTATCGAGACCCGAATTCCCCCGGTCATGTAAACGGCTTTACTTTAGGCAGTCATGGCACTTATTTTAAAGATCGTACTTCTTCAAAAAACATACAGTTTCCGTATAGTGAATATTCAGGTCATTTCTGCCTTGGAATCATTTACTCGCGCACGGACGGCAAAGATTTAGATGAAACTGAAGTTATAAAGGTCAACGAACTCGATGACGAGACGGTGGAGCCAAAGCAAATTGGACATAGGAAGGTAACAAAGGTTGAAAACCTTCGTTCAATTGCCTCCGTAATTAAGGATTTTCAGTTTTTCATATGTGAGAAATGGCAGCTTGCAAGTGATCGTCAGGGTTCCAGTAACACGGCGAATATCGGCTCGATAACATACATAAAAGACATTCTTAAAGGAAATGGGGTCTTTGCAAAGCTTGGGGAAGATTGGTTTGATGAATACTGGATGAACTATGGGCTGACCACAATGAAGAAAGGTGGGAAGGCTGTTGCAATTAAACGCATCGAAGACTTTATAGATTTCAAAGGAAACAAGAAGTTTAAAAATATAGTTGTTCCAGTGGTCACTAAAAAGAAGAGCTAA
- a CDS encoding type IV pilus twitching motility protein PilT produces MEIVDILKAAVENGASDIHLIAGRAPMVRVRGHIEPLQGFQPLTPEDAKALIYSMLYGDQIAHFEEKMELDFSYSIPGLSRFRVNVLLEQNGVSAVLRLIPSKIPNTRDLKLSDAIVSLTRLPRGLILVTGPTGSGKSTTLASLIDIINVERRDHILTVEDPIEFVYEMKNCVVRQREVGAQTRTFLEALKHSLRQDPDVILVGEMRDLETISLALTAAETGHLVFATLHTQDAPQTVDRIIDVFPSHQQQQIRVQLSATLKAVICQQLLPRSDGKGRVAAREIMIVTPAIANLIREGKTHQIYSAIETGTKFGMCTLETALAELVVKERAITMEQAVSKANNPESVRSKILSSQQSKPQ; encoded by the coding sequence ATGGAAATAGTTGATATTCTGAAAGCTGCGGTTGAAAACGGCGCATCTGACATACACCTGATTGCCGGCAGGGCGCCGATGGTCAGGGTGCGCGGGCATATTGAACCCCTGCAGGGCTTCCAGCCGCTTACGCCAGAAGATGCCAAGGCGCTTATTTACAGCATGCTTTACGGAGACCAGATTGCGCATTTTGAGGAAAAAATGGAGCTTGATTTTTCATACAGCATCCCGGGCCTCAGCCGTTTCAGGGTAAATGTCCTGCTGGAGCAAAACGGCGTAAGCGCGGTCCTCAGGCTCATCCCCTCAAAGATCCCGAACACAAGGGATTTGAAGCTTTCAGATGCTATAGTTTCTCTTACAAGGCTCCCGCGCGGGCTTATCCTTGTCACAGGCCCTACGGGCTCCGGCAAGTCAACAACGCTTGCATCCCTTATTGACATAATTAATGTTGAACGAAGAGACCATATTCTTACGGTAGAGGACCCGATAGAGTTTGTATATGAAATGAAAAACTGCGTTGTCAGGCAAAGGGAGGTCGGGGCGCAGACGCGTACATTCCTTGAAGCGTTGAAACACTCTCTGAGGCAGGACCCCGATGTGATTCTTGTCGGTGAAATGAGAGACCTTGAGACAATCTCCCTCGCGCTGACTGCGGCAGAGACAGGACACCTCGTATTTGCAACGCTTCATACTCAAGATGCCCCGCAGACCGTTGACAGGATTATAGACGTATTCCCTTCTCACCAGCAGCAGCAGATACGGGTGCAGTTGAGCGCCACCCTAAAGGCAGTAATCTGCCAGCAGCTCCTGCCGAGGTCAGACGGCAAGGGACGGGTTGCCGCAAGGGAGATTATGATAGTTACGCCGGCAATAGCCAACCTAATCCGCGAGGGCAAGACGCACCAGATTTACAGCGCCATTGAGACAGGGACAAAATTCGGCATGTGCACTCTTGAAACCGCGCTTGCCGAACTCGTCGTAAAGGAGCGGGCTATCACAATGGAGCAGGCAGTGTCAAAGGCAAACAACCCTGAATCCGTGAGAAGTAAAATTCTTTCATCACAGCAGTCAAAACCGCAATAA